agctgttttgttaTTGCAGTCCTTCTCAGTGTGTTCATTGTGGAaactcacattttttaaaaataattctttacCTCTCTAATCCTCCATCCTGAAGGTCCCTGTTCTTATTATCGGTCCAGGTGCTGAACTTCTCCAAGATATAGGCAGCCAAACCAACTGGAGAATCATTCAACGCACAGCCTGTCAGAGGAGACAAACTCCACCAAATTAGAGTTAAGAAGCATAGTGTGGGACATTAGCCAACTCTAATTTGCCACATCCTCAGCTTTAACCTTTAGACAATGTTCAAACATTCCAACGCTGCAAATTTTAAGTGACACACGTGCAAGCTTCATGATACTGGAATATTTGTTTAAACCAGCTCTTTTTGTGTGCAGTTAGGCTTTGCAGAACTAACTGTAAAAAAAGATCACAGTAGGATACCTGCAGTATCAGGTTTGGTAGCTTGGATGTGCATGTAACCAGATTCTTTCAGTATTTCATACACGTTCTTTTGCATGTAAGGATAGAGGCGGCGGACATCTTCTCTGGTGAAGCCTACCAGGAAGGGCAGGTAACGGCCAATGATGAGAGACAGGATGGTCACAGTGCTTCCTGCTCTGGCATTGATCATGTTAAGATGCAAGCCCTTAACGCACCTTTTGTTAAATAGATAAGGGGCAAAAAGAGCATAGAAAAATTCCAGTAATGTCATGAACAGCAGTTGTAATAGAggcaaatgtaataaaaatctctatttatatagcattattaattaacaatgtACCAAAGTGATTTATGCAAGACACCTAAGTAAAAGCAAtagtaaaatgaataaaaaaaattaaattaaatttttttaaaatataatccTTTGGAAGGCTAATCTCCAAATTCCCACCTGTCCTTTGCTTTATATTTTAGGtacagatacaaaaaaaatgtcttatGACTGCAGAAGGTGGGCTGTAAGACAAGCTACGACGTGAAATAACAagtatgtgtgtgcacgtcAACACAGTGTATCACTATATCTTACTCAGGTTTCATCTGGGCCATGTTGATGGTGATTAGTGCTCCCCAGTCTCCTCCTTGAAGGTAATACTCACTGAACTCCAGTCTCTCCATCAGCTTGTGGAAAACACGGGCAGCATCCATGGTATTAAATCCTGTAGTATTGAAAATGGTGAAAATGCAGACCACAGGAAAGGGGTTTATACAAATGAGCTTGGGGCTGTTCCCAATTTGTATGTTCATAGATTCTGGATTTACTTTTATGAAGATAAATATGTAGGTGCTCCTGTTCCTTTTTGTGCTTATTTTCTTGCTTGACACAtcaagcaatttattatttaatatggaAGAATATTGccttgtttaatgttttttacaAGTTCAAATCATGGCaaagtgtaaaaatatgttttatacagGTTCCTCAGTGGGTTCTTTTAAAATACAGGGTTCTTACTTTCCAAAAAACAGTTACTGGTTTGGATCCCTTTCTGATAAGAAAACATTATtactacatagaacctttaaggttcCCTAGATTTACAATCCTAAAGGGCTCTGGAgtttaccatttttttaaaaacactttgcAGTGGTTGAGGAAGAAATTATTGAGAGAAAAGAACTGTTTTCATTTGGGACTTGTAATGAGTGCTTGTGTAAAATTTTTCTAGTCTTACCCTGTACATGTGGGGCTTCAGAGTACCCATAGCCTGGGATGGAGGGGCAGATGACCTCAAAGACAACATCTTCCTCAGTCCTAGTGAGCATGGGCAAGATCCTGTAGAACTCAAAGAAGGAACCAGGCCAGCCGTGCACCATCATGAGAGGAAGAACTTTCTGGCCAACATGCTGGACGGGCTTCACGTGAATGAAATGCACATCTATACCTAAAGTGATAAATTTGGAGTCCACTATCAAGaatcaaaaaatattatttatctaAAAACAAACACCCACTTGTTGTTACTCATAGTACAAGAATATACTGTATCACTTCGCTTTTGATTGACAGTTTGTTTCCTTGCAAGAACTTAGTCAGTGACGGTGTATATATGAACTTACCCTCAATGTTAGTTTTGAAGTGGGGGTACTTGTTGAGCACCTTCACCTGTTTCTCCCAGTTAAATTCATGCCTCCAGTATGAAGCGACTTTTTGGAGATAGGTGGAGTTAAAGCCATACTGAAATCCACAGTCTTGCAAACAGTCTGTGTACCGAGTCTGGTCAATGCGCTGGTAAAGATCCTGAAGTCAAGGACGAGAAATTAACATGATTAATCTGAagctgaattttatatatatttattttttttacttggaaATGTCTGCAAAGCTGTCTGCATCAGGGGTGTTTAGAAATCAAACAGTGTTAAAGTTCTTTAAATTCATAATTAACCCATATTTTCTTCTACCTCTATCATTTCTTCTGATGTCTCCACAACAAATGGCCTTATAGTTCTGTCCTCTGTTAGGGGCTTTTCTCCAACCCTCCACCATCCATCTCCAACTGGGATCTTCTTTGGCTTTTCCCTCCATGCTAGGTAGAATAAAAGACCTCCAATTCCAGCAGAAGTGATGGCCAAGATATAACGTTGCTGATAGTCAAGGCTAGAGATGGCCTGTCTACAAAAGACCATGGGATAATTCCAAGGAcggacgcgcacacacacacacacacacacaaacacacaaatgagAATAAGAGTGGAAGAAGCTTACATTtcttaaatatcttaaatatctAGTAGTGGTGTAAGCTGTATTATTATCTTTATGTATGATTGTACATTATAAAGAGTCCCTAGTTTTATATAAGGACCATCCTATTATCTCTAGTTCTGTTTTGGTTACTTGTGGACTTTTAAGTGGGGAAAGAGGCAAACGGACATGgaatttacaaaaatatctAGGTGCTTATATATTACAGGAATTACTGTCTATAGCACAAAACCCTAAAATGGTGATAAACCAAGCTACTTAAGCTAAGCTACGAAGCTACTTGGCGCATATAACAATTTATGTAGCAAGCTGCAAATACTATGAAACATAAAGGAGGAGTGGAAACGTACTATGAATTGAAAATCAGCAGGACGAGAGGAATCATAGATGTAAACATTTCACACCAAGAAGGAAATGCAATGATCATGGGTAGTTTATGGGAGTGTAAAGCGCGCGTATATATggggttttacggtaaccacgAGGCGGAAAATTTGCAGACCTGTTAATAGTTTTGTcgttatttttacataaaaaagattgtttttgtttaacgAACATGCAAaacgagaaaaaaaagattttacgCACAGTAATTAGtaagaaagtgtgcatgtgAACATTTCTATTGCCTACTTCTCCAACAAACGAACGGCTGCGTTTCCACCCAGCGCCTAACTGTTACCGTAAAACCCCGTATATACTCGCACTTCAGCGCGTTAGCAAACCTCAATCTAATTAAACTTGACTAAGTTGTCTTTTACTCACTGAATATTTTCGATAGCCTGCATCATTTTCCTCTCAGCCACCGTTGCTGTTGGAATACGCGTGTATTAGAGAGAACTCTTCCTTATCTTGTCGGTTGGGAATGTAGTAATGAGGGAGGAGTTGCAATAGGATTTGAAAAAGGTCGAAAGTCCTTAACGTTGAGTGTTATATAACAGGCCTTGATTTCTTAAAATTTTGTTGCAtcactaaataaatgttttagagCCAGAAATATCAATCTGCAATGCAGTGTCGGTGTCGGTCGGGTCAGTCAAAGTTGAAGTATATACACTGAAGTATATGTACATGACCGCAATTTATCTTCTAATGTTGGGCATTATGATTCACTTTAGTGATTCAATTCCTTACTCTTTATCAATACGTGAATCGAACTTGGAAAGAGTCAATTCATTCGATTCACTTCTCCCAGAATCCGgaatctccctctttcttttgtttttcccacTCGGTCCAAGACAAGCCACAGGAGggggagaaaagaaaatgaatgaatgcaaagATTTGAGTTTTACTTTAAGCTTAAATTCAGCTTAATACTTAGACAAAAGTAATCTATAAAAGTTAGATAGATAAACTTAAGATGGTTGCTGAGCAGTGGTCAGTATAGACTAATGAGTCTTTAAAGAGGAAAAGGCAACTCTTTTTCATGTTAAAAGGCAGGTTGACTAAAACATTGGAGCATCATATTCTAAGTTACCTGgatttaattcataaatatttcagaggGACTTTTTATTAGCGGTAATGAATTTGATCGAGATTTAAACTTGTGAGCTTTCATTTAAGACCACTGAGGTTTGTGAAGCTCGTTACAGTGGCGAGGATCCTGCTATGAAGGGTGTTAGGCTTTCTGTAGCTATTATTAACGATAAACAGTAACTACACATATCAGCAACAACAGCAATTCAATAATACTGATTTCaacatctattattattattattattattattattattattattgttgttgttgttgttgttgtcgtcatcatcatcattattattattactattattattattgttgttgatatcattattattattattattattattattattattattattattattgttgttgttgttgttgttgatgatgttgtcgtcatcatcatcatgtcatTGTTTTGAACAACGAAAGactgtttagcagctcacaaggTTTTGGCATGAtagacaaatacaaataaaaaaataaaatagacaagAAGAGAGGTATTCCAAGAGGTAATATATACAATGGTTAGTGCAAAATATTGTAGTGTACACTGGAGCAAATTAAACAAGAACAACAGTGCAGAATACAGTATACATAGTGTTGTTGTATACTCTATGAATTGAActatatgaattattattattattattattattgttgttgttgttgttgttgttgttgatgttgttgtcctcatcatcatcatcattattattattgttgttgttgtttattttactcTTGAAAGGGTCAGTAGctgcaaaaagcaaaacaaaacaaaacaacaacaaaacaccaGAAACCCATTGGTTTTGCACTTAAAATTATGAATCTCACTGCGCATCCTAATTgagcatatagtgcactagcTAGGGTTTAGCAGCACGTAGTTcctaccctatgtagtgcataGTGTACGCGGTTGCTACCCTACCACATCACGACGCTCTCGGGGCTGCAACCTAACCCCTGTGCACAACTGTGAGCGGAGGCACACGGCaaactgtccaatcagaataTCACTTCCTGGTCTGACGCGTCCAATCAGAGCAGGCACGCGACGcacgctacacacagcacaatcAAGGCAGGttgcgcgcgcgcgcacaggCTTCACTATATTTTGACAGCTTCTCCAGTGAGGAGGCATCTCGCTCAGGAGCGCTTTCACTTTCTCTTGCCTTTCCGAGCACACTCGCTGTGAGCCTGGGGTTGACTCACTCCAAACCTTTTAACCAGAAGCCCCTGCAGCACGGCACCAtgagcaaaaagaaaaaggagtgGAGAGCGGAGAAAGGTGAGCGTCTTCTGGGTTCCGCACACTTCAAGCTAGCTAACGCGTTGCTGCACCTGAGAGCACGAGCACGGCTGGCTAGCAGTTTCATTTCCAAGCTGACATACCTGTCTCAGGAAGTCACACTTAGGGCTGTTAAGGTGCATGCAGGTACTGACGCTGTGTTAGGAGAAGGCTTGACAGCTGCTAGCTCATTATGTGGACAGGTGGACGCTGTCATACACTCCATTTCACGTCTGTCTGTTTACTTATAATACTTGTATACTTCATTAATTACACTGACAACATGCTTCTCCTGGTGAGAAATGTTTTGGTCGATGAAATAAAGCAAATTTATGTTTCAGAGAAGCGTTTGTTTGTATACTGCTCATGCTTACAACTTTAT
This sequence is a window from Pangasianodon hypophthalmus isolate fPanHyp1 chromosome 3, fPanHyp1.pri, whole genome shotgun sequence. Protein-coding genes within it:
- the ephx5 gene encoding epoxide hydrolase 1; translation: MMQAIENIQQAISSLDYQQRYILAITSAGIGGLLFYLAWREKPKKIPVGDGWWRVGEKPLTEDRTIRPFVVETSEEMIEDLYQRIDQTRYTDCLQDCGFQYGFNSTYLQKVASYWRHEFNWEKQVKVLNKYPHFKTNIEGIDVHFIHVKPVQHVGQKVLPLMMVHGWPGSFFEFYRILPMLTRTEEDVVFEVICPSIPGYGYSEAPHVQGFNTMDAARVFHKLMERLEFSEYYLQGGDWGALITINMAQMKPECVKGLHLNMINARAGSTVTILSLIIGRYLPFLVGFTREDVRRLYPYMQKNVYEILKESGYMHIQATKPDTAGCALNDSPVGLAAYILEKFSTWTDNKNRDLQDGGLERKFSLDELLTNIMIYWTTGSIIPSMRFYKENMGKNFLQRVDNVTKVYVPTGLAAFPHELIHCPWVWASSRFRDIRSYSYMPRGGHFAAFEEPELLAQDFLQFVKKVESKKAK